In one window of Opitutaceae bacterium DNA:
- a CDS encoding helix-turn-helix domain-containing protein, whose protein sequence is MSLAKSGRFTVTELCEQFGISRKTGYKHLERYADEGMNGLRVRSHRPHRMPQRTAEQIEALIVAERRLHRTWGPKKLYRMLELKHQIERPPARSTIGEILRRNGLSVKRRRKPGAYEAPSNGLTEATQPNHVWTVDFKGWFNLADGTRCDPLTVCDLYSHFILACRAQPNQQFHNTLCTFKNLMRQVGLPEIIRV, encoded by the coding sequence GTGAGCCTTGCGAAAAGCGGGCGATTCACCGTGACCGAGCTGTGTGAGCAGTTCGGGATCAGCCGGAAAACCGGGTACAAGCATCTGGAAAGATACGCGGATGAGGGGATGAATGGCCTCCGAGTGCGGAGTCATCGACCGCATCGCATGCCCCAGCGAACCGCAGAGCAGATCGAGGCCTTGATTGTGGCGGAAAGGCGGCTGCATCGAACCTGGGGGCCGAAGAAGCTGTATCGGATGCTTGAGTTGAAGCATCAGATCGAGCGACCGCCGGCGCGAAGCACAATTGGAGAGATCCTCAGGCGCAACGGATTGAGCGTGAAACGGCGGCGAAAACCGGGTGCCTACGAGGCTCCAAGCAATGGGTTGACCGAGGCGACGCAGCCCAATCACGTGTGGACGGTCGACTTCAAGGGCTGGTTTAATCTGGCGGACGGCACTCGCTGCGATCCGTTGACGGTGTGCGACCTGTACAGCCACTTCATTCTCGCGTGCCGTGCCCAGCCCAATCAGCAGTTCCACAACACGCTGTGCACGTTCAAGAATCTGATGCGACAGGTCGGGCTGCCGGAGATCATTCGCGTC
- a CDS encoding VCBS repeat-containing protein — translation MDFDGDGRVDFVARRDGMGINLAKRNTGAGWVDNTNYLLPHPLAFSNSALDTGGRFVDVDGDGLIDYLWWRMGAGGDTHEKGARRNTGTGWETAPASWTPPSPTAKDDMPLHGARFMDVNGDGRVDMVSHIRTGQYATQNIFVYLNTESGWQYDAAYSTISHDIAQWKGRFIDLNGDGLVDIAAYYHGNGQTLRKSWLNTGSGWQDAPAYYLPRLIADDHNFSVGAEFADVNADGLPDLLWYREPGTVDRGCAMNTGTGWRITASETARFAAPHPLARDGYRNAGGAFIDLNLDGIADLAFSRQFSGQAAEKHTLYGTGRDFVYAGASAPHDLHHLLLQDGVDQTGADFVDLNGDGAVDCVWYRKHSSGIEFSAAYLNQSKPTADRIKSVTNGLGVRVEVAYDSLLNPVVYTKAANNDDLPEPDRPKVVNMTGPRQVVSSLKNEDGIGGVHELRYSYAFLRAHPERGSLGFGYMKVHDLKTDIRTHSFFRQDFPFIGLVDSTRMTLHSDTDGLLGETFTQWSVKLLNTSVAYPSRLLYASQVEQRTHDLTTFQNYLTTTTTSAEPDAYGNVTSITVATSDGFSKTTTSQYMAPNTAAWILGRLSSVTVTSSAPGQQPITRTSSFDYNASTGLLTSETVEPGDPIFRLTTSYQHDAWGNRTRVETRGADLTVSGGNYTVGADVTRVATTQYDPLGRFAQWTENALAHREEYTAYNQVLGVVQSIKGINGLVTSWQHDGFGRTVREDRADGTFTLTNYRWPAAGAPSGTAWFVETESSGGAPSVSFHDKYGRAIETHGVSGDNRLVRQLTLYDGLGRVSAVSRPYYASGPVHWTTTTYDAIGRPWQVVTPDEANGAQTTTYSYSNFAASATDPKGRVTETVRNSQGWVVSSVRNKYSGGSDQSSVTHTHDALGNLVSTNADGSVTTIAHDVRGRKTSMVDPNMGTWEYRYNVFGELIWQKDAKLQVTTMTYDPLGRMKTQVQPLSQGSQGSFPQRTITWTYDSAAMGKGRIARVQDDLGYEETYAYDSLGRPSRVDRKIAGTVYSVQTGYDSRSRPNRIVYPATGLTTEPFSVRHVYNDFGYLKEIRSWLDADSARQNNQLQGRVFWRTDSFTAAGRIDSEIHGNGLANDRVYSTATGRLLHAAIDRAAAIGTSYAVQNLWYEYDRVGNVIERRDQAIARDERFYTAGSPGKSDGYDGLDRLMVHRVIGGAETTLYYFRNGNISYKSDVGSFSYSVPHAVGYAGSRNYAYDANGSMMLSGYGSNARYTDWTSFGQLWKISSMQTQKSALFSFDAAGQRVKQERFSNTAASGTPDETTIYVGGIYEKVGAGTTFEHRHYILAPTGRVAVHTDRTSLVRDTRFLHTDGLGSIGTISDERGRVVRRYTYDAWGRQAVHYTNPAPDVTNAAPTTRGFTDHEGLTDFGLVHMNGRIYDPVVGRFMTADPFVGDANDGQEYNRYSYVANNPLGGTDPSGFFSLKDAVKIVAVVVVGVVTAGAGLVAIGVASNLWVGMGMVVTASFGTGWAGLANAVVAGAAGGFGSGFSGSLLNGGSIGDAFKAGVIGAAVGGVSAGLAFGIGELGLSGISEHLAHGVAQGGVTEAMGGEFRHGFYAAAFASAAAGPISRFAPGGVPGQVVAAAVVGGTASAIGGGKFANGAVSGAFTYLFNHAAHSDGSIRGFGTADEAGVEMSIRAKKLTLADVDSLEHSGEIFSYEEAGKTLYGAQAPRPGGKPYTKGGKVYQPGAGIDSRKIPAGTRFVGGYHSHPSSASFSDDGNGIGDIPAVLAASQKAGRAIPLYLGRDGGFFGKKITVEVLRAYQEPDGAWRTRTENLGTFSR, via the coding sequence GTGGATTTCGACGGCGACGGTCGCGTCGACTTCGTCGCCCGGCGCGACGGCATGGGAATCAATCTGGCCAAACGCAACACCGGCGCCGGCTGGGTCGACAACACCAACTATCTCCTGCCGCACCCGCTCGCGTTTTCAAATTCGGCACTGGACACTGGGGGACGCTTTGTAGACGTCGACGGCGACGGCCTGATCGACTACCTGTGGTGGCGCATGGGCGCTGGCGGCGACACCCATGAGAAGGGAGCACGGCGCAACACCGGCACCGGTTGGGAAACAGCCCCCGCCTCGTGGACTCCGCCTTCCCCGACCGCCAAGGATGACATGCCGCTTCACGGAGCGCGGTTCATGGACGTCAACGGCGACGGCCGTGTCGACATGGTCAGTCACATCCGCACCGGCCAGTATGCCACCCAGAACATCTTCGTCTACCTCAACACCGAATCCGGCTGGCAGTACGATGCAGCCTACAGCACGATCAGCCACGACATCGCCCAGTGGAAGGGCCGGTTCATTGACTTGAATGGCGATGGCCTGGTTGACATCGCCGCCTACTACCATGGCAACGGCCAGACGCTTCGGAAAAGCTGGCTCAACACGGGCTCTGGCTGGCAGGATGCGCCCGCCTACTACCTTCCGCGCCTGATTGCCGATGACCACAATTTCTCGGTCGGAGCGGAGTTTGCCGATGTCAATGCCGACGGCCTGCCGGACCTGCTCTGGTACCGCGAGCCCGGAACGGTCGACAGGGGCTGCGCGATGAACACCGGCACAGGCTGGCGGATCACAGCCTCGGAAACAGCCCGGTTTGCCGCCCCGCACCCCCTCGCACGCGACGGGTACCGCAACGCAGGAGGCGCCTTTATCGATCTGAATCTCGACGGCATTGCCGACCTCGCATTCAGCCGCCAGTTCAGTGGGCAGGCGGCCGAAAAACACACGCTCTACGGAACCGGTCGCGACTTTGTTTATGCCGGTGCCAGTGCTCCGCACGATCTGCATCACTTGCTGCTGCAGGATGGCGTGGATCAGACTGGGGCTGACTTTGTCGACCTGAATGGCGATGGTGCTGTCGACTGCGTCTGGTATCGCAAGCATTCCTCCGGAATCGAGTTCTCAGCGGCCTACCTCAATCAGTCCAAGCCGACCGCCGATCGAATCAAGAGCGTCACCAATGGCCTGGGTGTTCGGGTGGAGGTTGCCTATGACTCCCTGCTCAATCCCGTCGTCTACACGAAGGCGGCCAATAACGACGACCTGCCGGAGCCCGACCGCCCCAAGGTCGTCAATATGACCGGCCCTCGGCAGGTGGTCTCCAGTCTGAAGAACGAGGACGGCATCGGGGGCGTGCACGAATTGCGATACTCCTACGCCTTCCTGCGCGCCCACCCTGAGCGCGGTTCGCTCGGGTTTGGCTACATGAAGGTTCATGATTTGAAGACCGACATCCGCACCCATTCCTTCTTTCGGCAGGACTTCCCCTTCATCGGCCTCGTGGACAGCACCCGGATGACGCTTCATAGCGACACCGACGGTTTGCTGGGCGAAACCTTCACGCAGTGGTCAGTGAAGCTTCTGAATACAAGCGTGGCATACCCGTCCCGTTTGCTCTACGCCTCCCAGGTCGAGCAACGCACCCACGATCTCACCACCTTCCAAAATTACCTGACGACAACCACCACGAGCGCCGAACCGGATGCCTACGGAAACGTCACCTCGATCACGGTTGCGACGAGCGATGGCTTTTCGAAGACGACCACCAGCCAGTACATGGCGCCGAACACCGCCGCATGGATCCTCGGGCGGCTCTCCTCGGTGACTGTGACTTCCTCGGCGCCGGGTCAGCAGCCCATCACCCGGACATCGTCGTTCGATTACAATGCCTCCACGGGGCTGCTCACCTCGGAGACGGTCGAACCTGGCGATCCGATTTTCAGGCTGACGACATCCTACCAGCATGACGCCTGGGGCAACAGGACGCGGGTTGAAACAAGGGGTGCCGACCTGACCGTATCCGGCGGCAACTACACGGTCGGAGCGGATGTCACCCGGGTGGCGACAACCCAGTACGATCCTCTTGGCAGGTTTGCGCAGTGGACGGAAAATGCGCTGGCTCACAGGGAGGAATACACCGCCTACAACCAAGTCCTTGGAGTCGTCCAGTCGATCAAGGGAATCAACGGCCTCGTCACTTCCTGGCAGCATGACGGCTTCGGGCGCACGGTGCGGGAGGATCGCGCCGATGGCACGTTCACCCTCACAAACTATCGCTGGCCGGCCGCCGGAGCGCCCTCCGGCACAGCCTGGTTTGTCGAGACGGAGAGCTCCGGTGGAGCCCCATCCGTCTCGTTCCACGACAAGTACGGTCGCGCGATCGAAACGCACGGAGTGAGCGGCGACAACCGCCTGGTGCGGCAGTTGACGCTGTACGACGGCCTGGGGCGGGTTTCGGCGGTGTCGCGGCCGTACTATGCGAGCGGACCGGTCCACTGGACAACGACGACCTACGATGCCATCGGACGGCCCTGGCAGGTCGTCACTCCCGATGAGGCGAACGGCGCGCAGACGACGACCTACAGCTATTCCAATTTTGCCGCGAGTGCGACCGATCCGAAGGGGCGTGTCACCGAGACGGTGCGCAATTCGCAGGGCTGGGTTGTGTCCTCGGTTCGGAACAAGTACTCGGGAGGCTCGGACCAATCGAGTGTCACACACACGCATGACGCCCTCGGAAACCTGGTGTCGACAAACGCGGACGGCTCGGTGACAACAATCGCGCATGATGTTCGCGGGAGGAAGACATCGATGGTGGATCCCAACATGGGGACCTGGGAGTACCGCTACAATGTCTTCGGGGAACTGATCTGGCAGAAGGACGCGAAGCTGCAGGTCACGACCATGACCTATGATCCGCTCGGGCGCATGAAAACCCAGGTCCAGCCGTTGTCCCAGGGGAGCCAGGGCAGTTTCCCGCAGCGGACGATCACCTGGACGTACGATTCGGCCGCCATGGGCAAGGGCAGGATCGCCAGGGTGCAGGATGACCTTGGCTACGAGGAGACATATGCCTATGACAGCCTCGGACGCCCAAGCCGGGTGGACCGAAAGATCGCGGGAACCGTGTACAGCGTGCAGACAGGCTACGACTCCAGGAGCAGACCGAACCGGATCGTCTATCCGGCGACCGGGCTCACCACGGAGCCATTCTCGGTCAGGCACGTTTACAATGACTTCGGGTACCTGAAGGAAATCCGCTCGTGGCTGGATGCGGATTCGGCAAGGCAGAACAATCAGCTCCAGGGCCGCGTATTCTGGCGGACCGACAGCTTCACGGCCGCGGGCCGGATCGATTCGGAAATCCACGGCAACGGCCTTGCGAACGACCGGGTGTATTCCACGGCGACCGGACGGCTGCTGCATGCGGCGATCGACCGTGCCGCCGCGATCGGCACCTCCTACGCCGTCCAGAACCTGTGGTACGAGTACGACCGGGTCGGCAATGTGATCGAGCGTCGGGACCAGGCGATCGCTCGCGATGAACGGTTCTACACCGCTGGATCGCCGGGCAAGAGCGATGGTTATGACGGACTGGACCGGCTGATGGTGCACCGGGTGATCGGCGGCGCGGAGACCACGCTCTACTACTTTCGCAATGGGAATATCTCGTACAAGTCGGATGTCGGTAGCTTCAGCTACAGCGTACCGCACGCCGTGGGGTACGCGGGCAGTCGCAACTACGCCTACGACGCCAATGGGAGCATGATGCTTTCCGGCTATGGCAGCAACGCCCGCTACACGGATTGGACGTCGTTTGGCCAGCTCTGGAAAATCTCCAGCATGCAGACGCAGAAGTCGGCCCTGTTCTCCTTCGACGCGGCCGGACAGCGGGTGAAGCAGGAGCGGTTCAGCAACACCGCGGCATCGGGCACACCGGATGAGACCACGATCTACGTGGGTGGCATCTACGAGAAGGTGGGGGCGGGCACGACCTTCGAGCACAGGCACTACATCCTTGCCCCCACCGGCCGAGTGGCGGTGCACACCGACCGCACCTCGCTCGTCAGGGACACAAGGTTCCTCCACACCGACGGCCTTGGCTCGATCGGGACGATTTCCGATGAACGCGGACGCGTGGTGCGGCGGTACACCTACGACGCCTGGGGCAGACAGGCGGTTCACTATACGAACCCCGCTCCGGATGTCACCAACGCGGCTCCAACGACGCGCGGCTTCACCGACCACGAGGGCCTGACCGACTTCGGCCTGGTCCACATGAACGGACGGATCTACGACCCGGTCGTCGGCAGGTTCATGACGGCGGACCCATTCGTCGGAGACGCGAACGACGGACAGGAGTACAACAGGTATTCGTATGTCGCGAACAACCCGCTGGGAGGAACCGACCCCAGCGGCTTCTTCAGCCTCAAGGACGCGGTGAAGATTGTGGCCGTAGTCGTTGTGGGTGTAGTGACTGCGGGAGCTGGGTTGGTTGCAATTGGTGTCGCAAGCAACCTGTGGGTTGGGATGGGGATGGTTGTGACGGCGAGTTTCGGCACCGGATGGGCAGGACTTGCCAACGCAGTAGTTGCCGGAGCGGCTGGAGGGTTTGGTTCGGGATTCTCAGGCTCATTGCTCAATGGCGGGAGTATAGGTGATGCCTTCAAAGCTGGTGTGATCGGCGCCGCAGTGGGTGGTGTCTCGGCAGGCCTTGCTTTCGGAATTGGTGAACTGGGATTGTCGGGAATCAGCGAGCATCTCGCTCACGGTGTCGCACAGGGTGGAGTTACCGAAGCGATGGGCGGCGAGTTCCGGCATGGCTTCTACGCGGCGGCGTTCGCATCCGCTGCAGCAGGGCCGATCTCGCGATTTGCTCCGGGTGGTGTTCCCGGTCAGGTGGTCGCCGCTGCTGTGGTTGGCGGCACGGCGTCGGCCATCGGCGGCGGAAAGTTCGCCAACGGTGCGGTAAGCGGTGCGTTCACTTATCTCTTCAATCATGCTGCACACTCTGATGGTTCCATTCGGGGCTTTGGCACGGCTGACGAGGCAGGCGTAGAAATGTCTATACGTGCAAAGAAACTAACGCTTGCCGACGTCGATAGCCTCGAACACAGCGGCGAAATCTTCAGTTACGAAGAAGCAGGAAAGACACTGTATGGAGCGCAGGCACCTCGTCCCGGTGGAAAGCCGTATACGAAAGGCGGAAAAGTTTACCAGCCTGGTGCAGGTATTGACTCTCGAAAGATTCCGGCTGGGACTCGGTTCGTAGGTGGTTATCACTCTCATCCCAGCTCAGCTTCCTTCAGCGATGACGGGAATGGCATTGGTGACATTCCCGCGGTATTAGCGGCGTCGCAAAAGGCGGGTCGTGCAATTCCGCTATACCTCGGTCGAGATGGCGGCTTCTTCGGAAAGAAGATCACCGTGGAAGTCTTGCGAGCCTATCAAGAGCCAGACGGAGCCTGGCGAACGCGAACAGAAAACCTGGGGACCTTCAGCCGATGA
- a CDS encoding XRE family transcriptional regulator: MPISTATSRDLELKRSLTVSIQKKMAEDNLSISALAARMGTGRTAVRRILDAKNTSITFRSVSRIAQAVGLQIRLIAEPVSPRDLGKLAHRLAKSNNRAESSKLAAQITEGFYAGS, translated from the coding sequence GTGCCGATTTCCACCGCCACGTCCCGAGACCTCGAACTCAAGCGGTCGCTGACCGTTTCGATTCAAAAGAAGATGGCTGAGGACAATCTCTCCATCAGCGCGCTGGCCGCACGCATGGGCACCGGCCGCACCGCCGTGCGGCGTATTCTCGATGCCAAAAACACCTCCATCACCTTTCGTTCCGTAAGCCGCATCGCTCAAGCGGTCGGTCTGCAAATCAGACTCATCGCCGAGCCTGTGTCTCCCCGCGATTTGGGTAAACTCGCGCATCGGCTGGCGAAAAGCAACAACCGCGCAGAGTCATCCAAACTAGCCGCTCAAATCACCGAGGGTTTCTACGCGGGCTCTTGA